ATAAAGAGTGAATTAGAGATAGGCAGTTTGATGCCTCAAGCATAAAGATCTACTTTTACCTTCATCTGCACAGCATTTAACATGCAgtcttcttaaaaacaaaaatgttaccaTGCCCATTACTATCAGGGCAAAAAGCATTTATCCACTTGAAACTATACTCTTTCCGATTTGAGACTGTCCCCTTCTGTTTTCTTGAAATATCCAGGCAGCCCATGATAATATGTGTATGGTTTAACTAGGCATTTTGAACAGGGCCACCATCTTCGATGTCCAGGTTGTGTTGCAAAGCCCTGATTTTGAGGCATGCAGATAGCCTGAATTCTGTGGATCCTACTTATATTCCTGGTGTAGCCAAAGATGAGCCATTTTCTAAGTATCATCAGAGGTAGTAACATGAATTTTCCTCCAGTTTATTGAAGTTGCATATCATCATCTAAGTGCAAAATCTTGAAATCTCTGAATAAAAGCATTCACTGTGTACACGTCTAAAATCTCTTTATTCTTATAGGAACCAAGAGTCAACATAATATGGAAAGTATTCAAGAAGTGGGATTAAGCTGCCTTTCCCCCAAAGAGCTTTCCACCTGGCAGACCTGGCAACAAGGTGCAGGCAGGTTAACTGGGTGTCAAGATTCGATGAAAATTTTTCAAGAGAATATTTCTCAGCTGCAAAAACAAGGCGATTCCCCCTGCCAAGTTTGGGCAGGAATACCGATTCAGATTTCTGAAGATGAGAACTACGTATTGACTCATATAGGAGATGGTTCCCATGACATAAAAAGTCAAGAATTTCCCTCTTGGAGAGCCCAGCATTCCTGGAGGAAAATGTATCTTACAGAGTCACGTAATTATCAGTGTAGATGTCAGAAAATTTCCATGAAAAATGATTTCCGTATGTCTGAAAGTATCAGTTGGATCTCACATCACAATGATAATCTGGGTGTACACAGAACAGAAAAAATCTATAGCTGCCATGACTGTGGAGAAGATGTCATGAAGGTTTCATTGCTTAATCAAGACTTAATTCAGACAGGGCAAAAGCCCTACCCTGGTAACGAGTACAGAAAAGCCTTCAACAATGACTCCAGTTCTGAAGTTCTTCAGCAGTTACACTTAGAAGGAAAGCCCTGTACCTACAGTCCATGTGGAAAGGACTGTAGTTACAGTTCAGTTCTTCATACTCATCAAAGTGTTTGTAGAGGAGATAACTGTGTTTCTGAGAGTTCACATCTGCAATGCCATCAGAAAGTACACACAGAGGAGGTGCCATTTAAATATGAATATGGTGAGAATGTCAATCAGTGTTCCTCTCATAACACATATGAACTTACTCACACAGGAGAGGTGTCCAACAGATGCAACATTTATGAGAAGGGCTTCAGTCATAGCCTAGACCTTAGTAGTAGTTTTAGGGTCCATACTGAGCAGGAGCCCTATGAATTTGAGGAGAATGGGAATGCCTTTAACCAGAATTCTTGCCCTCGAGCCCATCAGAAAATCCAAACTGAAGAGAAACTATACACAGATGTGGAGTGTGAGAAGGGTTTCATTTGTAACTCAGATTGTAACATTCAGCACAGAGTTCACATGGAAGAGATTCCCTATAATTCTGAGGTATGTGGTAATGGCTTCAGTCTGGCCTCACATTTTCAAGACCTTCAGATAGTCCACACTAGGGAACAACcatataaacattttacatgtgGTAACAGCTTCAGCCAAAATTCATATCTTCAAGGCCATCAGAAAATTCACattggagagaaaccttacaagGAGTGTGGGAATGGCTTCAATTGGAATTCAAAACCTAAAGATCATCAGAGagtccacactggagagaagccaTACAAATGCAACGCATGTGGTAAAGTCTTCAGTCATAGATCAATTCTTAATGTTCATCAGAGGgtccacacaggagagaaaccttttAAATGTGAGGAGTGTGATAAGGGATTCAGTCGGAGTTCATACCTTCAAGCCCATCAGAGagtccacactggagagaaaccataCAAGTGTGAGGAGTGTGGGAAGGGATTCAGTCGGAGTTCATACCTTCAAGGCcatcagagagttcacactggagagaaaccataCAGGTGTGAGGAGTGTGGGAAGGGGTTCAGTCGGAGTTCACACCTTCAAGGCcatcagagagttcacactggagaaaaaccaTTCAAGTGTGAGGAGTGCGGGAAGGGATTCAGTTGGAGCTTTAATCTTCAAATTCATCAGAGGgttcacacaggagagaaaccctataaatgtgGAGAATGTGATAAGGGCTTCAGTAAGGCCTCAACTCTTCTGGCCCATCAGAGAGtccacacaggagagaagccATACCAATGTGATGAGTGTGGTAAGAGCTTCAGTCAGAGATCATACCTTCAAAGCCATCAGAGTGTCCACACTGGCGAGAGACCACATATATGTGAGGTATGTGGGAAGGGCTTCAGTCAGAGAGCATATCTTCAAGGTCATCAGAGAGTCCACACCAGAGTGAAGCCATACAAATGTGAGATGTGTGGGAAGGGCTTTAGTCAGAGCTCACGCCTTGAAGCACATCAGAGGGTCCACACAGGAGGGAAACCGTACAAATGTGAGGTGTGCACAAAGGGTTTCAGTGAAAGTTCACGCCTTCAGGCACATCAGAGGGTCCACACAGAAGGGAGGCCCTATAAATGTGAACAGTGCGGTAAGGGTTTCAGTGGGTTTTCAAGTCTTCAAGCCCATCACAGAGTCCACACTGGGGAAAAGCCATACAAATGTGAGGTGTGTGGTAAGGGCTTCAGTCAGAGATCAAACCTCCAGGCTCATCAGAGAGTCCACACGGGAGAGAAGCCATACAGATGCGATGCATGTGGTAAGGGTTTCCGTTGGAGCTCAGGTCTTCTAATTCATCAAAGAGTCCATAGTGGTGATACATTCTATAAAAGTGAAGAGTATGGTAAGGATTATCTTTCTTCAGAGAATCCATACAAAAGTGAAATTCTGTAAAATGGTATTCTATTGCGTTCTGAAGTCCTCAAACGAGAGCTGAAATTTTCCATTCACTCCGGTCcttaaagtagaaaaagaatttctttcaTGAAAAGGTAATGTTTCTGCCCAACATCAACATTCACAATAGTCAGGAGACCACACAGCAGAGACATCCAACGAGAGGGTTCCATACGGGATTTTGTGAGAACTTTAACATGTCATTGCACGTTACTTTAAGCAGTTGTTGTACTAGGGCTTAAACAAGATATGAGTATAGTCAGGATTTTAACAGAAACACAGTGATGAGCATGCCTAAATCCACGTCCACTGGAATGTAA
Above is a window of Phocoena sinus isolate mPhoSin1 chromosome 19, mPhoSin1.pri, whole genome shotgun sequence DNA encoding:
- the ZNF112 gene encoding LOW QUALITY PROTEIN: zinc finger protein 112 (The sequence of the model RefSeq protein was modified relative to this genomic sequence to represent the inferred CDS: inserted 1 base in 1 codon), with product MIKFQEPVSFKDVAVVFTEGELGLLDSAQRKLYRDVMLENFRNLLSVGNQPFKPELIFQLEREELLMMETETQRDGCSGTKSQHNMESIQEVGLSCLSPKELSTWQTWQQGAGRLTGCQDSMKIFQENISQLQKQGDSPCQVWAGIPIQISEDENYVLTHIGDGSHDIKSQEFPSWRAQHSWRKMYLTESRNYQCRCQKISMKNDFRMSESISWISHHNDNLGVHRTEKIYSCHDCGEDVMKVSLLNQDLIQTGQKPYPGNEYRKAFNNDSSSEVLQQLHLEGKPCTYSPCGKDCSYSSVLHTHQSVCRGDNCVSESSHLQCHQKVHTEEVPFKYEYGENVNQCSSHNTYELTHTGEVSNRCNIYEKGFSHSLDLSSSFRVHTEQEPYEFEENGNAFNQNSCPRAHQKIQTEEKLYTDVECEKGFICNSDCNIQHRVHMEEIPYNSEVCGNGFSLASHFQDLQIVHTREQPYKHFTCGNSFSQNSYLQGHQKIHIGEKPYKECGNGFNWNSKPKDHQRVHTGEKPYKCNACGKVFSHRSILNVHQRVHTGEKPFKCEECDKGFSRSSYLQAHQRVHTGEKPYKCEECGKGFSRSSYLQGHQRVHTGEKPYRCEECGKGFSRSSHLQGHQRVHTGEKPFKCEECGKGFSWSFNLQIHQRVHTGEKPYKCGECDKGFSKASTLLAHQRVHTGEKPYQCDECGKSFSQRSYLQSHQSVHTGERPHICEVCGKGFSQRAYLQGHQRVHTRVKPYKCEMCGKGFSQSSRLEAHQRVHTGGKPYKCEVCTKGFSESSRLQAHQRVHTEGRPYKCEQCGKGFSGFSSLQAHHRVHTGEKPYKCEVCGKGFSQRSNLQAHQRVHTGEKPYRCDACGKGFRWSSXSSNSSKSP